GCACCGCGTCGGTGACTGAGAGttttgtctctctctttgtctgctGACAGCTGTGAACATTGACATGACTGCTCCTGTGCTGGTGAAAATCCCCGAGGAGAGAAACATGTGGGAACCAGCAGTCTATACTCTGAGCTTCCTGTTGCCTTCTGAATATCAGGAAAATCCCCCAAAACCCACCACCGAGAAGGAAAGTATGCTGCTCGACTGCTCCGAAGTGTTCCAGGAAAAGCACAACTGAGTGATATTATAACAAAGCTGTCTTTTATACATCTTATCCATAGGTTCTTTTTATGTGAAGGAAGCTTTTGCATCTTGAGAGCTGTAGCTCTGACATCGGTGGTGCTGTCGTGCAAGGTGCTGCAAGGTGGTTTTGAGATCTGCTGTGCTTTCTCTACAGCTCTACTTCACAGATATGCCAGAGATGAACGTATACGTTCGGAGTTATGGCGGCTGGATGCTCTCCCTTACCTCCAGGCTGCACTCACACCTGCTAACCAGAGCACTAGACCGTGTGCGAGCTTCCTACAACAGCTCGTACCACTACTGCCTGGGCTATGACAGGTACCGCACATTGTTCCCTTATTGACTGCAAGGCTCCATCCCTGAGGAATCAAAGCAGCCCCACATCATGATGCtcccaccaccatgcttcacagcTGGGATGTTGTTTTGGTGTTCTGTTTAGTGGCTTTCTGTGGAGTAGCCTTCCTTGAACACCACTCTGGTTTAGACTTTTTCTTATCGATCATGTCTTAAATCTTGTCCCCAATCTTTGCACTACATCTCAGCACAGCACACCTTGTTTGCACACTGTAGTCACTGCGCACTGACCCCCGCCATGACAGTTTGCACACTGCTCTCACTTGCACTGTTGTGTCTTGTAAATTGTTGCAGTTATTTTCACTGTTGCTCATGTTGCACTATTGTTGTCTGTATTGTTCACATATTGTAGCTGTTTTGtgtattattactgtgttgtttttttcatgtttggCACCAAATCACAACCGGTTCCAGTATGGCACACACTGCAATGGCAATAAAGTGTTCTGAGTTATTGTAAACACATCAACTCAGACATTATCAAGTGCTGGAGATGCCTGCAGATCTTTAGCTGTCACCCCAGAGTTGTTGTTGTTCACGCCCCTGAGCGTTTTATGGTGTGCTCTTTCAGTGACCTTTCTAGGACACCCACTCCTAAGTAGAGTAGACGTGGTGCTAAATGTCTCACATTTCTGCACTGTCTCTCGCTATGGACTGATGGAGGCCCATGTCTTCATAAACGCCCCTGTAGCCCTTTCCACCTTTGTGGGATTTAACAGGTCCTCTGACATCTCCTTTCATCAGGTCATACTGCACTGTAGCACTCTTCTGTGAAGGATCTCTGCCGTGAAGACCAGGTGACCACACTAGGTGTGGCGTTCTTTCATAGGACAGGTCACTTCAAACACAAATCCTGGCTCCAGTTACCTTCTTTCCGAGatgttcatttgtgttttccaAGGACGATCTTGAATATCTAAACAATATTTTCAATAGTGATAATGCAGAACTTTGTGTGTAATTGTTTCCTCAGATTCTCCTTATTATTGTCTCTTAGACGAAAGTCCCATTTTAGAAGCAGAAATCCTGATAATTCCAAAGGCTTCACAAACTTTTCTGACAGGTGTGCAGGTCGGGAACATCTGAACACGTTCTGCTGTTACTGAATGGAGTCTTTTTCAGAGAAAGGGATTGTGTGTATTCCGGTTATAAAATGTATGGAGGCACTTTGTGTGACTTGGGCACTTTAGTTTGTGTCGCCATGTTTTGTAGCCCCATGAAGCTCCTGGATAGGCACAACGAGATCTGGTACGTCGCTGAAGGAGAGCCCGTCTGCAGTGTCCCTCAGCACCCAGCCTCTGCCAGTTAGACCCCGTCGATCCCACGGTACGCAGAGGTATGCTGGGAGAGCCTGCGAGAGGAATGCTCGGAAGGTGGCGCTGAGGGTGACGAGTGAATGAAGACGGAGAGATGGTGCCGAGAGTGCAGGGAGTGCAGGTGCAGAGCTCATCAGAATGAGTGTTGGTGGGCAGGTACAGAATTAGAAGAGACTAGTCAGTAAGGTGGACATTGGGCAAAGacaaggaagggaagggaaagtGGAACATGGTGCGGAACAGTTAGAGATGGGGAAAATGATGCCGTTACCGATAACCTGAGTCACAGATGGTATACATACAtgtacttatttagctgacgcttttctccaaagcaacttacaatcttaaagtcacaattattacatgcttacaatcatttacccatttatacagctgggtaattttactggagcaatttttagggtaagtaccttgctcaagggtactacagccagagatggggctcaaacctgcaacctttggctccaaaggcagtagctctaaccactacgctagcagctgtccccATCAGAGCTGTTCAGATTGTGCTCAGTGGGTGGGGATTAAAGGGAAGAGTGTGGGGAGAGCTAGAATGTGGCGTAACATGGGTGGAGGATGGATAGCCTAAGGCTTCATTGTGTGTCTTTCACAAGACTTTGTCCATAACTGtacatttatgcaaatgaaacataacgtgtacagtaatactgtataaacaatACTTTCTGCTAACGGCACAGTCCCGCTCAATCGTGTTCCTTCCAAGAACACGGCAAGTGGACACTTTTGGGTTCCTTTCTTCACTGGGtctctgtggagaacatctgcgGGAACAAGCTATTCCAAGTCAGGCGTAGCACAGTGCGGAAGACGAGAGGAGAGGTGACGAGGGTGGTGGACAGGTGAAGgggtacagcagggtaaagagaagggagggaggcagggCCCAGACTATTTAGTAAGCGCTTACCCAGAGTCATTCGGAGCGGGATTTGCAGTGGCTCTAATCTCTTTGCTCTCTGTCATCCTCGCAACCTTTCAGCTACTTCTTCACAACCTCCTTATACACGTCTTCATGCTTAAATGACTTATTACATTGTGGAGACTGACATAAATGTGGACACTAACAGAGGCTGTTTATTCGTTCTGTCCAAAGAAACATCCGCTGGACAATTCAGAATGGGCTCAGCGAAATAGTATAGCATTTAGGAAAGTGTATAAAAGACACTCTTCTGTGGTCACTGTGCACAAACTCGCTTGGAGAGTCTGTGTTTTGAACCATATCCTCAAACTTTTGTGTCTCCTGTGATGCAGGAACATCTGAGAGGCAAGTCCCAGCTTCTTTCACAAGCGTGCCGGTGAACCCCACCCGAGTGGCCAGGCCTCGccatcctcttcctctctgctttCGCTCACAGTACTTGAACATCTTGCCGTCTCTCAACCTCTTTACCGCAGTATCAACACAGTGTACATCCATTTCAATCGCTCCGAGCTAAACGCTGTACTTGTCGGACAGAATCACACTGATTTTACCACACTGGCTGCCTGCTTTATGTCTCTGTAGCAATTGTGTTGAAAGGTGTCCTGAGGGGAGATTGTTGTTGTTTACTGACATCACATTTGTTTCTTGCACATCCTCTGTGCATATTCATTATGGGACTTACAGACATAAAGTGTACACCGTCAAaatagttgtttttgttttaactgtgtCTGCATGTTTCATCCTGGTGCGCTGAACAGCTCTGCACCACCTACATGGTGAATGTACCCAACAGCTGAAATTTCCGCATAAGATAAAATGCTGAACACTGAGGTGCAGCAGTGAGGGCAAAATAATGCAATGGGGTCAAAGATGCGCATCAAGGTACGGAGTGTGAGTGCAAGATGACACGGGGGCTCCTCCGTTTACTAACCAATCCATCTCACAAACACAGTCCAGcccccctgtgttgcttgggtgctctttactgccacctatcgGCTCAGCGGCTAAATACAGGTCCAATGTGACATAAATTGTAGAAAATATAATGATAGAAAATGCAAAACGCTTGTATGTTGGAAAATGTTGTGGAGCGTAACCCAAGGTGCCAGTTTATACGAATCGGTCCTTTGTGTCTCACAGGTTTGTCACTGGTGTAAGAAGTCATAAAAGATGCGTCCGCTAAACAAAGACAAAGAACAGACGGTGTTGATTCCAGAGCCTCTCATTGTTGTACTTTATTTCATCCTACAGCACTGCTAAGGACCATCTTGTGGTTtattgcacaaacacacacatacacatactgtacacacacacacaatcagagCCCATGCGAAAGTAGCCAACTGTAGCGTTCACCGTTAACTCACACAAATCAGAAAGATGATCGTTAAATAGCCTGCACTTAATATACAGTCTAGGATTCTCCTGGAGGCTTTCTTGATGAAAAGACGAATGCACAGCCAAACGTAGTTCATGttgaagatcatagagaatattggtggtcttcgtagcttgggttgatggttgaggtgttcggttgttcgccgagcttgtgACCTTGAGCATCAAACTACatataaaggaggaagcatccaacacaaatcacacaacttgcagactgatgatgtcacctcaactggtgatgaaacatttgcaacCTAAATTTCAAGCTCAACTCCGCCAAGGACAGTCCCAAGCCCGACTGCAAAAGGAGGAGGGTGGTCACCCCGCCACGGTGATCAGAACTGGGAAACCAGGCAAGAAACCGCATAAAATTTCGAAAAAACTCATTCGCTAATGCTACCGCATCTGGGGCAGCCGATTCGCCAGCACTGGGGACCCAGGGTGCTGGTGAAAAGTGGACTACTGGCCGAAGAATAAAATTCACGACACCGAAATTGGAAATTCGCATCGCCGCATGGAATGTGCAAATTGGACACCAAGTCGGACAAAAGGAAATCATCGCCATGGAATTGTCGAAATGCAAAATCTCAATCGCCGCAGTATCTGAATTACGCCTCACTGGATCTGGAACACTGACCATTCACCCACCAACGATCGATGAAACAATGACACTATTCTACTCCGGTGGCGAAAAACGAGAAGCGGGCGTCAGGTTTATGGTGGACAGACGAGCTGCCAGAAGTGCAATTGCCTTTCAACCAATATCGGATCGTCTGGCAGTTCTCACCATTGATGGCACAGTCAAGACTCATATCCTGTCCACCTACGCGCCAACTGAGACTAGCCCGGATACAGCCAAGGACGACTTCTACAACCAGCTCCAACACACGCTGGATACGATCCCGCAAACAGAGTTGATCTTCTGGCGGGAGATTTCAATGCCCACGTCGGTGCAGACAGAACTGGATGGGAACAAACGCTGGGCAGATTTGGTTACGGTGAGATAAATGACAATGGCCTGCGCCTGCTGTCCTTTGCTGCACCAAACAACTTGGTAGTCGGTAACAGCCAATTTCAGCACCCTCGCAAACACCAACTTACGTGGCGCAACCCATCTGGCGAAGATTCAGCCATCTTGGACTACATCCTGATCAACTCTAGATTCCGATTTTCGCTCAAAGATATACATGCAATGACGGGACCCGACTGTGGATCAGACCACTACCTCGTCCGTGCCAAGGTACAGCTGCGATTAAAACAGGCAAAGCACAAGGCATCCCCACCAGCCAAACTGAATTGGGCACGTCTAAGGGATCCGGGGCTCCGACAAGAATTTCAAATCGCCCTATCCAACAAGTTCTCAACACTCGAACCATCGGATGTTGATGCAGAAGAAAAGCAGCTATCGGAGTCCATCCTAGAATGCGCCGCCCCTCTGTCTCCACCCATCCGCCGTCGGACACAGCCATGGATTTCGGACGAATGCCTAGATATGGTGGAAAAATGAAAACGAGTCAAACGTCGATTTAACGCAGAGGTCAGACAGCAGATGAACGAGAAGCCTATTGGAATAGAGTCGCAACCGACCTGGAAGAAGCAGCATCGAGGCACAAATACCGGACTCTGTATCAGACCCTCAGGAGTGGTAGATCCAAATCGACCAACGACAATATCAAGAAAGCGGAGGGCACCTTCGTGAGATCCCCTGCTGAACGCCTGCAGCGGTGGAAAGAGTTCTTCCAACAACTGTATAACCACGATTCGCTTCAGGGACCACCGCCAGAGCCACCGACCCTCCGGAAAATCCATTCCTTGATGATTAGCCATCAGTCAATGAAGTGAAGAGTGCGATAAGATCGTTGAAGAATGGAAAAGCTCCTGGAATGGACCAAGTTACTGCCGAAATGATCAAAGCCGGAGGAGACGTCCTACTGCAACGGCTCCACATTCTCCTGACACGCATCTAGCGCTCGGAACGCGTGCCATCAGCGTGGAAGAAAGCCATCATCGTGCCAATCCGGAAGAAAGGAGATAGCCGGGAATGCAAGAACTATCGCGGCATCAGCCTCCTTTCAATCGTGGGCAAGGTATTCATGAAGCTCATACAATCAAGGCTGCAGAAACATCGTGAATAGACCAGTTGAGAAGAGCAAGCAGGATTCAGACCACAACGGGGCTGCACCGATCAAGTATTCGCTATTCGTCAAATGGCGGAGAGGATCAGGTGTGGAAAGCAAACAGTCATTGTCTTCATCGACCTTAAATCCGCATTTGACTGTGTTCACTGGCCCACCCTGTGGAGGGTCGCTGGAGAACGAGCACGTACCACTGAAGATCATCCAACTTCTCCAAGCATCATACAACAGCTCAACCAGCAGCATGCGGGTCCGAAACAAACTATCCGAGGAATTTCCTATTCAGACTGGAGTCCGCCAGGGAGATGTCGCTTCTCCCCTGCTTTTCAATATCGTGATTGATGCCATTATGAGGAAAGCATTCGAGGGCAGATGCGGAGTTCAATACGACGTAAACAACTTCCTGACCGACTTGATGGTCGCGGACGACAGTGCCATATTCGCCGACACAGATGCAGAGGCCACAGACATTCTGTGCCAAATCGCCCGCATCGCCCAATCCTACGGTCTAAGAATCAATGCAGACGAGACCAAAGTTATGACCACCGATGGATCACAAGCCAACGTCCACCTCGATGGAATCCAAATTGAGCAGGTCCAAGAATTCAAATACCTGGTATTGCTGGTACAGGAGAAGAGAGTGGCATCCACCACCAAAGTCCACAGCAGGATTGGCCAGGCAACAGCAGCATTCGCCTCGCTCAAATGGTGCCTATAGAAGAAAGCTAACATCTCCACCAAGACCAAAATTCGCCTCTTCCGAACACTGATCCTGCCAATCCTCCTATACGGATCGGAAACATGGACTCTGCTCAAATCAGACCTCAACAAGCTCGAAGCCTTCCAAATGCGATGCCTGAGACAGATCCTGGGTATCTTTCTTCGTGATCGAGATAATTCGAAAAAAGTGCGACAATCAACCCTCAATCAAAGAGCAAATCCAAACACGCAGACTGCGATGGTTTGGCCATGTATGCAGAATGAACACCAATTGGCTGCCACACAAGCTCCTCTGGCGAGAGCGACCTGCCCACTGGAGGATTCAACGAGCAGCGCCAAAGAAAACATGCCTTAAACCAGTGACTGACCATCAACGAGGCTAGAATTATCGCCACCAATCGCCAGAAGTGGAAGCGTATCATGAATGACATACGGAATCCACCTACAGCAGCGTATTGGTTGAGAGGGCAACCTGCCCCCCAAATCGCCAGCTAAGGACcaaagaagaaggagaaatgCCAAGCTCAGCAAACAACCAAACACCTCAATAGTTCATGTTCATCGATGAGATGCACATACTGTGATGTACGATAATGAATCTACACTTGAAACAGGAGACAAAGAAGCTCAGGGCTCGTATATCAAAGTGACATTAAAAAGTGAATAATGCCGTGTAATTTAAACACTTGGTGAACCCCCCCAAATACAAGCCAAACAGCGGATGGCACTGAGTGTCACTACTTTACACTCACTAGATGACAGTCTTACTGTACTCTCCATTGGCCAgttattaaaacacattttcaaaaagtatTTGATGAGCTGTACAATTTTCCTGGTATAGGGTTCTTCTCGAGCAAGAGTCAAGAATAAGGTTTGAGTAACAGGTGACTTCTTCACATGTTCTAGAGAGCactacccgccccctagggatTCGTACACAAAAGTAATAAAGGTCTTCTGCTTCTGTGAGCTCCATGGTTGGCCAGAGGGATGGATGCTCCATCTCTGTTGCCTGTGACAACACTGTC
This genomic window from Scleropages formosus chromosome 1, fSclFor1.1, whole genome shotgun sequence contains:
- the soul5l gene encoding heme-binding protein 2, with amino-acid sequence MVYLPGLLVLMLMVTAKGSIGPSNNSSFCTESKECLLFDVVCKTGEYEVRHYDPSRWVSTDAEAYFMGVGAAMAFRRLFKYISGANEEAVNIDMTAPVLVKIPEERNMWEPAVYTLSFLLPSEYQENPPKPTTEKLYFTDMPEMNVYVRSYGGWMLSLTSRLHSHLLTRALDRVRASYNSSYHYCLGYDSPMKLLDRHNEIWYVAEGEPVCSVPQHPASAS